The nucleotide sequence TTGTGAGAACCGCAGGGATTGAGTTCGACTTCTATATTCGAACGAAAATTACCAATTTTTATATTCGGCCCGGTTCGCTTTTGTCTCGCGATCGCGACCGATTTCATTGATGTTATTGCCGATCGCTCGAtgaatactttaaaataacgTGTTCTCATTTTAGAACTGTCATTCGTACGGAATGCTCTCCAGCTATAACAAAATGCTAACCAAAGTCCGAAAGATCGTAGCTCCGTTGAGACTACTCATCACGCCAAAACGCTGCAAGTCAATCGAGATCAATCCGGTAATTTCGAGAACCGTCAAGGCGATCGCGAAGCTTCAATTAACCTTTGATGACGAATAAACGAGATGTTTTGGCCAGAAATATGAGTTGTACAGACTGGAAAAGGGACCACCGACTTCGGCTGAGCTCACCGAGGAAGAGGCGACGCTCATGCTTCAGAGGATGCTGTACATTCGGAGGATGGAGAACAAGGCGGCGGAGCTTTACCGAGCGAGACTCATCAATGGATTCTGCCACTTGTATTCCGGACAAGTAACGATACTTTCAGTGTTCTATAAGTTCTACAATATACGgactaattttaaaataagcaTGAAATCTGATTGAAATTCAGTGAATGATTTTATCAAAAGTAAATCATCAGTATCAATGGTGATAAATTAGGAAGCAGTAGCGGTGGCAACAAGATCTGTGATGCAAGAGAACGACACTGTGATAACGGCGTACCGATGTCACGCTTTTGCCTCGATGTTTGGCTCGACAGCTCGGCAGGTGTTTGCAGAATTAATGGGTAGAAAGACGGGCACGTCCAAAGGAAAAGGAGGTTCCATGCACATGTATGGGCCGAACTTTTACGGCGGCGAGGGCATTGTGGGTGGTCAGGTAATAAACTGTTGATTCTCTAAGTTATACATCTATGGCAAAAAGTATTGCCAGAAAAGTGCctatttgttttataaattttcctAATGCATCACTTAGGAGAGCGTAAGAGCTTCGATTAATAAAACGATACAGGTGCCGATCGGTGCTGGTTTGGGATTCGCGCACAAATACAACGGCAACGGCGCAGTTTCGTTCACTCTTTACGGAGACGGAGCCGCTTCTCAGGGCCAGCTCCACGAGGCCTGGAATATGTCGAAGCTCTGGAACCTGCCAACTGTCTACATATGCGAGAACAACAAGTACGGAATGGGCACGGCTACGCATCGGCACTCGGCTAACGACAAGTTTTACACTCGCGGTGATCTCATACCCGGTATCAAGGTAATTTATAAGGATTACAATAGAAGAGGTTTGTATGTGTACAAAATCAATTTTCGCACTGTCACATTGGAGAACAGGCCGACGGGATGAAGATAGAAGAAGTGCGCGAAGCCGTAAAGTTTGGAAGGGAACACGCACTGCGCGAAGGTCCTATAGTCATCGAAGTGACTACCTACAGATACTTCGGACACAGCATGAGCGATCCCGGCACGAGTTACAGAACCAGGGAGGAGGTGAAAGCGATCCAGGAAAAGCACGATCCCATCAAGAATTTCACGACCCTCTTGGAAGAGAAGAATTTGAAGAGCAAAGAAGACATCGAGGTAATGTAAAAACACGACAAAGTGCAGGTAAGTGAAAATTCGTAATGATGAGTCTGAACGATACTTTTAGGCGATGAGGAAGGCGATATTCAAGGACGTGGACACGCAGCTCGAGGAATCGAAGAAGGACGCCTGGCCGGAAGTATCGGATATAGCTGCGGACTTGTACGTGAAGAAGTTGGAAGAGAGTCGAGGGATGGTGCCCTGGCATAAAGTTTGACGAGGAAAACATCGTAGTATACGCTTCGTCGaatctacaaaaaattatacgatGAACGAGagtttataaacaaaataaaagttGTACAACATGCAACGTTGATTTTTTGCTTTCAGCCGCACGTTAAAACTGTACTGCAACTAGAGTTCGTGCGATTTACTATAAAAACGATTGCACAGTCGACATTTTTTGCCGGATGTAGCTACTGCGGTATAACTTTAGTTTTATAGTCATAATATTGTATCGATGGAAAGTTGAGTTCGAAGCGGAAAAAAGTTCTAAATGTTATGGAaggttttattataaaaagtttaatatCGCTGCGTGCAGTACACAGTATCGAAATCAATATATAAAACTatacaattttacaaaaactGTCGTCTATCACTGCTCGAGAACTTTTACTGGTCAAAAGTTTATGCTTCGCTCTTTACAATTCATGGAAGAACAGATTAATATAATGTAGTTTATCACACAATTTTAACGCAcgtataattaataatcataagttttataaaaatatcaatgaaATAGTAGCACAACTGGTATGAAACGTATGCAAAAAACAAGCAATCATAAATACACAATATTTCATTAAACGCAAGTTATGCACAATTACAGCCTAAAATACCTAAACAACAATAGCCTCCTCATCAATTCGTAACACCGTTAGCTTTGGATGTCTTTCCCAGCGTCTCCATCTTGCTGATGAGCTTCTGTATCGGTTTGACCTTGACGCTGTTCTGGTGTTCAGCATGTCCATCTCCATTCGTCCCCGACGACTCGCTAAATGATGTTTGTCTAGCGACATAGTCGAGGAACCGAGGCCTTCTGCCACCGctcaaacgactccaaacgcTTGGACTGGCGCAAGATGTGACGGAGTCGCGCTGTCGATTTTTAAAGGTCGCGGATAGGGTGACATCGTCGTACAGTTCGTCTTGGTGGTGATCCAGAATTATGCGGCTGTTAGACTTGGGGACCTGGTAGTGCTCCTGATCGATGCTCAGCTGGAGGTCTGAGAGGAAGGAGCAGTTTTCTGGAAGGAGATCGcttgattattattacaatttcAATGATTATCGTTATATCTATTATCGAAGTTGCGCTCACTCTCGGGATAGCTCTTGATAACATCGACGCCCGCGCAGCCTTGGCAACCATTTCCATTCACCTCGATACACGAGCCGATGTCATCGTATATCTCATCCGTTATAGCACACCTGATGATTGTCGGTGGTCTCGAGTAAATCGGTCTCGGGGGTGGTGGGCAGAGATATTCTTCCTCCATCCCTTGGGGACTAGAGCAAGCCTCTTTGTTGACCGAAATCAGATTCGAGACATCATCGTAACTAGGGAGCTCGAGGTTTCCGTTTGCCTTGTTATCGCTACTACTCGTGGTCGATGTCGGTGACGTTGGTGGCGGTGAAGAGGCTAGAGGAGGGGTTGGAGATTTGGACTTTTTGTCGTCCTTCTTCGTGGAATCCTTACGATTGCGGACCCGATCGAAGAAAGACAATTTCATAGGCGATTTCAAAGGCTTGGCGGGAGACTTTTCTTTCTCGGACTTTGCGCGGATGTCCTCTGCTATGCTCTAATTTTAGAAAATCATCGGTGTGAGAGAAAACCTTTTTCACGTCTTGACATACACGTCATATTCGATATTTACCTGTACGTCGTCATAAGATATGGGCTCCTCCTGGCTCTTCATGACGCTCTGAACGTCGTCGTAGGTTTCCATGGGCTCTTCAGTCCTCGATCTCTTTACAGCGACCGTCTCCACGTCATCGTAAGTCTCTTGAATGAGATCGATCTTGGCTGCATTGGAATCATCGATTTTCTTACTCGATCGTGCCTGACAATTCTGGTACTCCCTCTGGGCACGGATGTCCTCTATTCTGTGGTAGAGTCCCTCCTCGTCATAGGGCTCCTCGCGAACCTCGTACGAGATCCTGTCCTGGGCTGGCAGAGCCGGTAGTTCTCGAGATCGGACCGGTAGTGGCGGAGCTTCCTCTTCCACAGTCAGTGCTTTTTCGGAAGATTTTTCCTTGTCCTTTTCCGAAGTAACCGGTTTCGCGATCGGCTGCTTGTCTTTGGTCTTTGACTGGAAGAATAAACCGATCACTCATAAAACACGTCCACGAATCGAAAGCGAATGCAAACGAACCTTTGGCGAATTCAAGACGTCCTGGTacttctccttctcctccttGACCCTCTCGATGCACATGCGTTCGGTCGACTCGAGCTCCAGGATCTCGGCGAAAGTGGCGGCCCTCGTTGCCGATCGTCCCCCGCATTCCTCCGGCTCGAGACTCTCGGTAACGGCGGCCACCCACTCCTTCATCTCCTGGGCAGTCTTGGCGACGAACTGGAAAGTCCTGTCGCCCGGACAGTAGATCTCGAACGCACCTTCGCTACGACGAGGATCTCGCGCCAGGGCTCCTGGCGCCGGACGGCTCTTGTAGCCTCGAAGAGGGATCACCAGGTAGGGACGACTCTCGCGCTCGTTCGCGAAGAGGAGCAGGTGTGAACCGAGCAGACTCACctaagaatttttaaaaacatcgaTCAAAATTCATCTTACACGTGCATTAAAGTTCGTTATCATCCTGCAAACTGACCCAGCACTGTCTGTCCTGCAGAAAGACGTTGAACGGCGCGAACATCTTCCTCTCCCTCTTGAGATGCAGCAGCGAGCCGGACTTGGCGGATCGACTCTTGGCCTGACTAGCCGTGAAACTCGCGTAGAGCAGCACGACGTCATCCATCTCCTTGTCGGCTTCAGTCTTGGCGCAGTCTTTCGGCTTACTATTTGCGCCGTTACCCGAGAAGTCCTGGAAGGTCTCGTAGTAGTGCTGCAGCGAGCCGCGCTGGAGGGGAAATCATTGCGCCATGTCATTAAATGCGGTTTATAAGTGAGtaataaaaagcaaaaaagcaaTCAAAAGGTTTCGCGACTTTCCCTCCTCTGATGACAAAAGCAGATGCTGCGGTAAATGCTTGTTTACAAATTCAAATAAGAAACTTCATCTCTATATACCTGGCTCTCGTCAGCGGCGATGTACTCCTGGGGCTGCTCGGCTTCGTCGCCCATCCCCGTGCGCAGGAGGTGCAGACTCTTGCCGGCGTTCATGTCCAGATAGGGTTCCGGGGAATCCGGCGCGTTCGGACATTGCTGGAGAATATTCTTCGAGCGGCTCAGCAGAGACTCGTGCGTGACCTGGAGAACCTCGGGAAGCTCGACTTCGCTCAGGCATTCCAGGAAGTCTACGAGATCTGGGAATTCGGGTGAGAAATGATTTCCATACAATCTCaaaccatcatcatcatcatcatcatcatcatcgtcatcatcatcatcaggtATACAATCGCTCTACGCGAGCGGAACGAAAGCAACGATCCGCAGCGAATCACGTCTCAATAATTCACAACAAAGAACCGTTCAACACACAGTCGCTCGTCATCATCCAGGCGCATCTAGCATCGCGAAAGTGTCGCtataaaataacaaagcgTCTCGACTCACCGCGCAGGACGCTCGCGAACTCTCCGTTCAGCTCCTGCATCTTGACTCTTGTAAACGGCGAACGGCACTGCTACTACTGCGTCGAGCCGACGACTGCGTCCTGCATCATTCCGTCGTGCAAATACGGCCGTTCGTCAGATCGACTGTTGACAGCGGcagcgtgtgtatgtgtacagTTGGCTCCTCTGTCGTGTGCTCTTTTCTCTCCTAGTCATCTGccgctgtgtgtatacgcttTAGATGATTGATCGGGCGATGTGTAAAAGTGCGCTGCCGTCGAAAGAGCTGACGGATGACGATGTGGGAGGAAGGAAATTTCTGCGCCGCAACAGGATGCCGACGGGAGGATGCGTTTCGTGATAACTGATATACGGCGGCTGCGTTATCGGCTATTACGCATcgctcttctctttctctctgcgatTGTATTTTCTCTGCGGAGAACAAGAGGAGAAATTGAAAACGATAAAAGgatgtacgcgcgcgcgcgctcgttttgttttaattttaatggtGAGTCAGGATAAGCCTTTTGTCTGCTGCGGTGCTGataataaatttcaatattaatAAGTCCTGTATACCATATTCTTATACTGTTTAGAGTTAATTAACTTTGCTCGCTGAAACTGTGATAAACAATTAAGGAACTTTACTGAGCCAAATCACTTTCGCATACCGTTAAACATTCAGCGCAGCTGAATTTCACGATTTTCCATCGGCGACCGTCGCGTTGTCATACTTATACTTACAGACCGCCGCCGGCTATACGAGCCATAAAAATGTGTACggtagcggcggcggccgtTTACACGCGCACGTTATATAGTACGTATATGTGCGAGGATAAAAGCCAGCATTGAGCGGCCACCGCCTCTGCGCGCGGATAATTGCACGCGATCCGTGTTAttcgcttcttctttttgcaATCTTTAGCTTCGCTAGTATATATAGTACACGGTTTACGTTATTGTCGCTCATCGCGCGCTAGATAAGATCTTATAGGTAATGCGCAGAGTTTTATTAAAGTGAAGATCGAGACCGAAAAAATTCGTGATTCACGCGCGGGGCCATGAATATTAATGGGAGAGTCAATGTTACACCGCCTCTTTTAGAAGCATTTTTTGCGGCTGCAGTGCGGTGCAGTGTGTTTATCGATTGATAAAGTTTTGGATTATCGAGTTCGACGCTTACAGGATAATTATATGCAGTATATACGGATTTCAATTTGCTGCGGATACGCGGTTGTGGAACCGAGGAATAGGAAATCGATTCAGCGCTTTATAAAACTGTTATGAAAATTCGTAACTTCGCGGCGAAcggtaattttataaatacgcGAAACAATGGCTATTTAGAGCACCGCTTGAATAATTACAACAACGGACGCGGCCAATTATTTCACGTTGCATACACTAAAACAGCGTTAACTTAATGTTTCGTCTATATATACGCAACagtgtatagtatatataacaaaaatgACGACACGCAAAATTAAATCACAAACGCGACAAACGAGCAATCGGCCGATAACAACAAAATGACAACATCGATATATCCACTCTCGTTTCTGTCACTCCCGCGTATATACACACGTGAACAATCTCCTTCGCGTGCTCGTCTGGAAATGCCTGGCTGACCAGCGATTACATATACCATACCTGCTTATCGTCCGCCAATCTTCGGCTTATCCACACCGCTGCACTTAATTTCTTCTCCTCGTCGCGCGTGTATAACAATATCACACACGCTCGAAGGAAAAGTTATATGCATCAGCTGCACACACGCGCTTTATACACAAAGTGGCACGAGGCGATCTAGCCTCGCGCGCAATCGTCTTTTGCCTTCGAAATTCCAAACTCGTATCGTATTGTGTGTACCTGTAAGACACGAGGATATATCAGCACACTGCGATGCATCAGTCGCAATtggcgggaaattcgaaaGTCGATCGCCTCTATACGAGCGTATTGGCTTACGTACGTCCGCACTCACGCGGAGAATTTTAAAAGCGGACTCCGAGTCGTCGTGTTGCACGCGCGGACGGCCGCAGGCGACTCCCGCCGAGACTCCGTGCAGCGAGTCGGCTATCCTCTCCGCGCCGCGTCTCGGGCGTGACATCATGCCGCCGAGCGCTCCACTGCACTGCCATACGATGATGATGCCCCTAACGGCGCTCTTGCGgctaagagaaagagagagagagagagagagagagagagagagagagagagagagagagaggattttGTGCCGGCAGAGCCCTCGATGCAGGAGGCGCATTCCTTGCTCGAGCTGCCTTTTGCATAACCGAGTTGTCCGtggattctttttttcttctttcggGGAGGGACCGAGGCGTGATTTTTTTCGGAGCTGAGGTTTATCGCGCGGGTGGACGTGAACTGGGCGGAGTAGGGTGTGTGTTTTGGCGATAAATCCTGGCGATGCGACGTTGTGAAATTTTGTCTGAGTAGGGTCTATTAGACTGTCGTAATTAGAATCTTTAGACACCGACCTACGATTATACAAATCTCGTTTATTGCGAGCGTTGGTGAATCGATGAATGAATTGATTACGGGTTGTCGAATGAGAAATTGCAGCTTATGCACGCGTGTATATCATTGTTTCGGACGATCCATTAAATTAGTGTTGATTCATTCATTCGACGCAGTAATCGATGGGTCGTTTTACACTGCTGCAAGACTCACCTATATGCATGTAAATGTGTGTATTGTATTTCGATACACGCGCAGGgaatgcgccgcgcgcgcgcgctgaagttgcgctttttttatttgaaaaatcagcgaattattacgattaaatattgCTTTATCGAGACGCTAGATTAGATTATTTCAGGAATCTCGATACTTCAAAGCGATTCAGTATTATGTTGTAccattataatattataccgGCGTCTCACATAATGACACTTGATTCTTTGCACACACCTATACTTACACGTTTCTCACGTAAATACATTGCAGTCTTTTTTCTCGTCCGCGATTACCTAACTATCCGTTCGCAGCATTGTTTTTAGATCTAAATGTTTTTCTTGCGCAATCCATCCGTGTAGTTGGCACTGCGCATTTGTATCATTATAAACTCTACAACGTGAATCGAAGTTGATGATCTGGATATTGTTTGCCATTAGgcttatttttaatatctgATTCAAAATAGTCGAAAATATCGAAATCTAACGCCTTCCGAACGGCCCGCATCGAAATTCAGTAGCCTCGCGTCCGCCTCCCACATACTCGGCGCCAGCTCTACAGCCAAAATTTAGGGAGCAATCGCGTCGCCGGCACATAACCGACGACGTGCGTGACTCATATATTCTCGCGCCCGTTGACTAACTCTTGTTTTCTCTCCTTCGCTTTCGAGCATCGCATCTCTCCCCGTCGCTCGTCACAAGCATACTCTTAATTGCCCCACACCGCGAGAGTCAATGGATCGTGTcggcgcgcgcgtaaaaaagCGAGGCTCGCTTCAAGTGGCTCTGCACACGAATTTTATTagcgccgctcgcgcgcgagcgcgcgcggcaacgACCTCTGACCCGTAATActaagaaaaaatgtattatcgacGATATTATACTCGAGCCTTTGCCTTTTCACTTTTCAATTTAAATACCGCGCCGCGCGACTCTCGAGAGAAATGGAAAGTCGCATTGTTTATTTTTGCCACCAGAATGTCGGACTTTCTCGCGCCTCTGCCGAGCCGTTATGCAGAATTTTATCAGCCCGAATTAAACGAGCGACGTAGTCGCTTAATTCGAGCATAAGGCTCGCCTAAATTGAGGCGTACGAAAAAACAACGTCGCAGATGCAAATCGTTCGCGGAACAACATTCTACAATCGCGATGACGTCGCTTTCATTTGAAGCCGCCTTCGTAATTTCTTCTTGGCGAGTTGTACAGAGGAGAGAAGCGATTATGCTCAGGCGCGCTGCGCGAGAGAAGCTCTCGGACAGATTTAAACGTGCCCCCCAAGAGCTGCGGATGCTCCGGAGGATCGCGAGCACTCATGCTGCGGACCGAAATATATCTGTGTAACTCGGCATCTTGAGTGCTGCTGAGATTCTAGGCAGTGTATGTTTTTGTGAGACTTTGTTGACTGCTTTGATGCATGCGGTTTGTAATATTCTATACGAGGATTTGACGCTTATATTTTTACGCGACTATAATACCGCTGCTTCTACGATCGAACTCGAAAGCATATAGACACTATCGTGATGGATCCTAATAAAAATCAAGCGATAACACGTGTACCCACATCTGCAACCGATACCCCAATATATCCGCACACCAGAAGCAAACCTCCGGTCTGTTTTTGCTCCGCAATGTATCCTCCTCCATAAATCTGTCCGGGCGTTTCTCACATGCCTCCtgttatagtttttttttttttaaccgtaAGGCTAGTCGAAGCCTCGACGCACTGGTACCACGCTTAGTCTACTCCGACTACTTATCCGGCGGCTCGTTCGTGTAACCCTGAGACGCAGTTTCGCACGAGCGATGTGTGAAGGACATCCAGACGCGATGTGTTCGCCAATACTTACGTAGAAGCGCAAATAGCCGCgac is from Nasonia vitripennis strain AsymCx chromosome 1, Nvit_psr_1.1, whole genome shotgun sequence and encodes:
- the LOC100121105 gene encoding pyruvate dehydrogenase E1 component subunit alpha, mitochondrial-like isoform X1, yielding MLSSYNKMLTKVRKIVAPLRLLITPKRCKSIEINPKYELYRLEKGPPTSAELTEEEATLMLQRMLYIRRMENKAAELYRARLINGFCHLYSGQEAVAVATRSVMQENDTVITAYRCHAFASMFGSTARQVFAELMGRKTGTSKGKGGSMHMYGPNFYGGEGIVGGQESVRASINKTIQVPIGAGLGFAHKYNGNGAVSFTLYGDGAASQGQLHEAWNMSKLWNLPTVYICENNKYGMGTATHRHSANDKFYTRGDLIPGIKADGMKIEEVREAVKFGREHALREGPIVIEVTTYRYFGHSMSDPGTSYRTREEVKAIQEKHDPIKNFTTLLEEKNLKSKEDIEAMRKAIFKDVDTQLEESKKDAWPEVSDIAADLYVKKLEESRGMVPWHKV
- the LOC100121105 gene encoding pyruvate dehydrogenase E1 component subunit alpha, mitochondrial-like isoform X2; this encodes MLSSYNKMLTKVRKIVAPLRLLITPKRCKSIEINPKYELYRLEKGPPTSAELTEEEATLMLQRMLYIRRMENKAAELYRARLINGFCHLYSGQEAVAVATRSVMQENDTVITAYRCHAFASMFGSTARQVFAELMGRKTGTSKGKGGSMHMYGPNFYGGEGIVGGQVPIGAGLGFAHKYNGNGAVSFTLYGDGAASQGQLHEAWNMSKLWNLPTVYICENNKYGMGTATHRHSANDKFYTRGDLIPGIKADGMKIEEVREAVKFGREHALREGPIVIEVTTYRYFGHSMSDPGTSYRTREEVKAIQEKHDPIKNFTTLLEEKNLKSKEDIEAMRKAIFKDVDTQLEESKKDAWPEVSDIAADLYVKKLEESRGMVPWHKV
- the LOC100121133 gene encoding uncharacterized protein LOC100121133, which translates into the protein MQELNGEFASVLRDLVDFLECLSEVELPEVLQVTHESLLSRSKNILQQCPNAPDSPEPYLDMNAGKSLHLLRTGMGDEAEQPQEYIAADESQRGSLQHYYETFQDFSGNGANSKPKDCAKTEADKEMDDVVLLYASFTASQAKSRSAKSGSLLHLKRERKMFAPFNVFLQDRQCWVSLLGSHLLLFANERESRPYLVIPLRGYKSRPAPGALARDPRRSEGAFEIYCPGDRTFQFVAKTAQEMKEWVAAVTESLEPEECGGRSATRAATFAEILELESTERMCIERVKEEKEKYQDVLNSPKSKTKDKQPIAKPVTSEKDKEKSSEKALTVEEEAPPLPVRSRELPALPAQDRISYEVREEPYDEEGLYHRIEDIRAQREYQNCQARSSKKIDDSNAAKIDLIQETYDDVETVAVKRSRTEEPMETYDDVQSVMKSQEEPISYDDVQSIAEDIRAKSEKEKSPAKPLKSPMKLSFFDRVRNRKDSTKKDDKKSKSPTPPLASSPPPTSPTSTTSSSDNKANGNLELPSYDDVSNLISVNKEACSSPQGMEEEYLCPPPPRPIYSRPPTIIRCAITDEIYDDIGSCIEVNGNGCQGCAGVDVIKSYPEKNCSFLSDLQLSIDQEHYQVPKSNSRIILDHHQDELYDDVTLSATFKNRQRDSVTSCASPSVWSRLSGGRRPRFLDYVARQTSFSESSGTNGDGHAEHQNSVKVKPIQKLISKMETLGKTSKANGVTN